A window of the Fusarium poae strain DAOMC 252244 chromosome 3, whole genome shotgun sequence genome harbors these coding sequences:
- a CDS encoding hypothetical protein (BUSCO:55118at5125): MAVNELPNAPSEHHPHHIARSDSSTSSSPSDHHDHDHENEEPIIHQPVPIRPGLPQRKSSGPLVVPRDSSAVGPHEPDFGPDDVRAMSPRRTSEDLDRIGKAAREEMRRHAKALQDSLLTIFNRIEAVREEHDKLDNNNKFLQKYIGDLMSTSKITATSSQRKK; the protein is encoded by the exons ATGGCAGTCAACGAACTTCCCAATGCCCCTTCGGAGCATCACCCTCACCATATCGCCCGATCAGACTCATCTACATCATCAAGCCCTTCCGATCACCATGACCACGACCACGAGAACGAGGAGCCCATCATCCATCAGCCCGTTCCTATCCGACCTGGACTTCCCCAGAGAAAAAGCAGTGGTCCATTAGTTGTTCCTCGCGATAGCTCAGCAGTCGGCCCTCATGAGCCCGACTTTGGTCCAGATGACGTCAGGGCGATGAGCCCCAGGAGAACAAGCGAGGATCTTGATAGAATTGGAAAGGCTGCTCGGGAAGAGATGAGAAG ACATGCGAAAGCACTCCAGGATTCTCTCCTTACCATCTTCAACCGCATTGAAGCCGTTCGCGAAGAGCACGATAAGCttgacaacaacaataagTTTTTGCAAAAGTACATTGGCGACTTGATGAGCACTAGCAAAATTACTGCCACAAGCAGTCAACGCAAGAAATAA
- a CDS encoding hypothetical protein (TransMembrane:1 (i14-34o)) — protein MTSSKTRDGSSPKVYTYLTIMVGSGLVGLLAVAFQISLAKAVEVDVKVDAYTSTVESDWTAVYYSDRNPLLIGNDGGPDKGGFHVYDLASKSPLREVTAQTPGRSKLVTTVYDVDDKDVLVTIAQPDSVLRAYEMPEFKHIKDADFKVLGDWSALCSWKSPAGNDYVYLFGKGQAVQLLLRETKKSLEFVEIQTFPTDFETSGCAASRSESRMYISTDDDKNVYSFSLKESMKAPEITKVGKAEDGVTGLAVYAPKKGADYLFVAQTDKVAVYDQSFKLKGTLLLTGFEDIEVQGLNIYQGSTEKYPAGALTYAIESEEVNGFGASSLETTLKKLGIESNTKYDPRKLKSESEKEPICKTCGGNGYCIKDKKQKCECFSGFTGKTCSSFTCADDCSGHGKCVGANECECDKGWGGLHCSFLLIEPTYETESRLGDGDDPAIWISPEGPEKSRIVTTMKSGKEAGLGVFDLKGNLLQTFAAGEPNNVDMIYGFEAGDRKVDLAFAACRADDTLCLFEMLPNGTLTDIPGGSHPVVEDYSVYGSCTYRSPKTGKQYLFVNEKSARYLQYELSSTSEGELQTKLVREFQGGSGGQVEGCVTDEENGWILLGEEPSALWRYGAEPDSKDEGVVIGKVGDGKLYGDVEGVTLVYGSKADEGYILLSCQGVSAYNVYRRAEPHEYVTTFTLVESSDGKIDPVSNTDGITAVGTALSKDFPHGLVVVHDDANQLPNGKTSAEASFKMVSLEKILGSKVLGKEGLLDQVDKNWDPRK, from the exons ATGACCTCCAGCAAGACTCGAGATGGCTCTTCACCCAAGGTCTATACTTACTTGACAATCATGGTTGGCTCTGGCTTGGTTGGTCTGTTGGCCGTCGCCTTTCAGATATCACTTGCAAAGGCGGTGGAAGTCGATGTCAAAGTTGATGCCTACACAAGCACAGTTGAATCGGACTGGACAGCTGTTTACTACTCGGATCGCAATCCTCTACTCATCGGAAACGATGGAGGACCTGACAAGGGAGGCTTTCATGTCTACGACCTCGCCTCCAAATCTCCCTTACGAGAAGTGACGGCTCAAACACCAGGACGCAGCAAACTTGTCACTACAGTGTACGATGTGGACGACAAAGATGTCCTCGTTACGATTGCACAGCCAGACTCTGTGCTTCGTGCGTACGAGATGCCAGAGTTTAAGCATATTAAAGATGCCGATTTTAAAGTCTTGGGCGATTGGTCTGCGCTGTGCAGCTGGAAAAGCCCTGCTGGGAATGACTACGTATACCTGTTTGGAAAGGGACAAGCAGTTCAGTTATTGTTGAGAGAGACTAAAAAGTCACTTGAGTTTGTTGAA ATCCAAACATTTCCCACCGACTTTGAAACATCTGGCTGCGCTGCGTCACGCTCCGAGTCGCGCATGTACATCTCAACAGACGATGACAAAAATGTTTATTCATTCTCTCTGAAGGAATCTATGAAGGCGCCTGAGATCACAAAGGTTGGCAAGGCAGAAGACGGCGTAACTGGCCTAGCTGTCTACGCGCCCAAAAAGGGCGCAGACTATCTGTTTGTTGCCCAAACAGACAAAGTCGCCGTCTATGATCAATCTTTCAAGCTTAAGGGAACTTTGTTATTGACCGgttttgaggatattgaagTCCAGGGCCTGAACATTTACCAAGGATCAACGGAAAAGTATCCTGCGGGTGCTCTTACCTACGCCATCGAGTCAGAAGAGGTCAACGGTTTTGGTGCCTCGTCGCTCGAGACAACCCTGAAGAAGCTCGGTATTGAGTCTAACACAAAGTATGACCCAAGGAAACTCAAAAGCGAGTCTGAAAAGGAGCCTATTTGCAAAACATGTGGAGGCAATGGATACTGcatcaaagacaagaagcAAAAATGCGAGTGCTTCTCTGGTTTTACTGGAAAGACTTGCAGCAGCTTCACTTGTGCCGATGATTGCTCTGGCCATGGAAAATGTGTTGGTGCAAACGAGTGTGAATGCGACAAGGGATGGGGAGGTCTGCATTGTTCATTCCTCCTCATTGAGCCAACATACGAGACGGAGTCACGActcggtgatggtgatgaccCTGCCATCTGGATATCTCCCGAGGGTCCAGAAAAGTCTCGTATCGTTACGACCATGAAATCTGGGAAAGAGGCTGGTCTCGGTGTGTTCGATCTCAAGGGCAATCTTCTTCAGACTTTTGCTGCGGGCGAACCGAATAATGTGGATATGATTTATGGCTTCGAGGCGGGCGATCGCAAGGTTGATCTTGCTTTTGCCGCGTGTCGAGCTGATGATACTCTATG TCTCTTTGAGATGCTTCCCAACGGAACACTAACCGATATCCCCGGAGGTTCTCATCCGGTTGTCGAAGATTACAGCGTCTATGGTTCATGTACGTACCGTTCACCCAAGACAGGAAAGCAGTATCTCTTCGTCAACGAGAAATCAGCACGGTATCTTCAGTACGAACTCAGTTCCACATCTGAGGGAGAACTCCAGACGAAGCTTGTGCGAGAGTTTCAAGGTGGTAGCGGCGGACAGGTCGAGGGATGTGTCACTGACGAAGAAAATGGATGGATCCTTCTCGGCGAGGAACCTTCTGCTCTGTGGCGATATGGTGCCGAACCAGACTCCAAGGATGAGGGAGTTGTTATCGGTAAGGTAGGCGATGGAAAGCTATACGGCGATGTCGAAGGCGTAACGCTTGTCTACGGGTCAAAGGCCGATGAGGGATACATCCTATTGTCATGCCAGGGCGTCAGCGCATACAACGTCTACCGTCGAGCCGAGCCTCACGAATACGTTACAACATTCACTCTCGTTGAGTCATCTGACGGAAAGATCGACCCTGTCTCCAACACAGATGGCATAACAGCTGTGGGAACAGCACTAAGCAAGGATTTCCCTCATGGCTTGGTCGTAGTACACGACGATGCTAATCAGCTACCAAACGGGAAGACCAGCGCAGAGGCAAGCTTCAAGATGGTTAGCCTCGAGAAGATTCTGGGGTCCAAGGTTCTGGGGAAGGAGGGTCTGCTGGACCAAGTTGACAAGAACTGGGATCCTAGAAAGTAA
- a CDS encoding hypothetical protein (SECRETED:SignalP(1-19)), with protein sequence MKYSILMLATAASTAFAVAVPEPEPQPWSLWTQTECYKRYKSCDKKQPGDNYWFNACCGKWKRSAQPEPEAVAAPEPDPVAEPMPWCTWKGQPCWKEKMKRAAQPQPEPIAIPEPDAVAEPMPWCTWKGQPCWKEKMAKREAQPEPEAVAAPEPDPVAEPMPWCTWKGQPCWKEKMAKREAQPEPEAVPAPQPDPVAEAEPWCTWKGQPCWKAKMAKREAEAEAEAEPIPDPVAAPQPDPVAEPMPWCTWKGQPCWKEKMAKREAEAKPEPWCWWKGQPCWKAKRDAAPEPWCWWKGQPCWKKTKRNASPEPMPEPANEPRWCWWKGQPCWKSKAKRDASPEPWCWWKGQPCWKAKRDAGEALTVALHATRDVEARSIAETEHLPRDAAHQAKRSIVELANVIALSARGSPEEYFKNLYLEEFFPEIPHNATAKRDVKTLQEDKRWCWWKGQPCWKAKRAAEAVLHAVDGADGAGAPGGPEEHFDTSNFNPQNFEAKRDLMAIKAAARSVVESLEG encoded by the coding sequence ATGAAGTACTCAATCTTGATGCTGGCCACCGCGGCCAGCACCGCCTTTGCGGTGGCTGTccctgagcctgagcccCAGCCATGGTCCTTGTGGACACAAACAGAATGCTATAAGAGGTACAAGAGCTGCGACAAAAAGCAGCCAGGCGACAATTATTGGTTTAACGCCTGCTGCGGCAAGTGGAAGCGTTCGGCTCAGCCTGAGCCTGAAGCTGTTGCTGCTCCTGAACCCGATCCTGTTGCCGAGCCCATGCCATGGTGCACTTGGAAGGGACAGCCTtgctggaaggagaagatgAAGCGTGCTGCTCAACCTCAGCCGGAACCCATCGCCATTCCTGAGCCCGATGCCGTCGCCGAGCCTATGCCCTGGTGTACCTGGAAGGGTCAGCCTtgctggaaggagaagatgGCCAAACGAGAGGCTCAACCCGAGCCTGAGGCCGTTGCTGCTCCTGAGCCAGACCCTGTTGCTGAGCCTATGCCTTGGTGCACTTGGAAGGGCCAGCCAtgctggaaggagaagatgGCCAAGCGAGAGGCTCAACCCGAGCCTGAGGCCGTCCCTGCCCCTCAACCCGATCCCGTCGCCGAGGCCGAACCTTGGTGCACCTGGAAGGGACAGCCTTGCTGGAAGGCCAAGATGGCTAAGCGTGAGGCCGAGGccgaagctgaagctgaacCCATCCCCGATCCCGTCGCCGCTCCTCAGCCCGACCCCGTTGCTGAGCCTATGCCTTGGTGCACCTGGAAGGGCCAGCCAtgctggaaggagaagatgGCTAAGCGTGAGGCCGAGGCCAAGCCTGAACCCTGGTGCTGGTGGAAGGGCCAGCCTTGCTGGAAGGCTAAGCGTGATGCCGCTCCCGAGCCTTGGTGCTGGTGGAAGGGACAGCCATGCTGGAAGAAGACCAAGCGCAACGCTTCTCCTGAGCCCATGCCCGAGCCTGCCAACGAGCCCAGATGGTGCTGGTGGAAGGGCCAACCTTGCTGGAAGTCCAAGGCTAAGCGCGATGCTTCCCCCGAGCCCTGGTGCTGGTGGAAGGGTCAGCCATGCTGGAAGGCCAAGCGTGATGCCGGTGAGGCTCTCACTGTCGCTCTCCATGCCACCCGCGATGTCGAGGCTCGATCTATTGCCGAGACTGAACACCTCCCCCGCGACGCCGCTCACCAGGCCAAGCGCTCCATCGTCGAACTCGCCAACGTCATTGCTCTCTCCGCCCGCGGCAGCCCCGAGGAATACTTCAAGAACCTGTACCTCGAGGAGTTCTTCCCTGAGATCCCCCACAACGCTACCGCCAAGCGCGACGTCAAGACTCTCCAGGAGGACAAgcgctggtgctggtggaaGGGACAACCTTGCTGGAAGGCCAAGCGCGCTGCTGAGGCCGTTCTCCACGCCGTTGATGGCGCTGATGGTGCTGGTGCCCCCGGTGGCCCTGAGGAGCACTTTGACACTTCCAACTTTAACCCCCAGAACTTTGAGGCCAAGCGTGACCTCATGGCGATCAAGGCCGCTGCTCGCAGCGTTGTCGAGTCCCTTGAGGGTTAA
- a CDS encoding hypothetical protein (BUSCO:1370at5125), producing MEQPFSTSKVTVEYFDPHDVYKLLAPGLIPRLPLRNLNWQSHAGPLRSIDKLHVELLKGDDSEADPSPYKLRRSGSTVDDGFQQQNFGSGTQAPSADQIDTQSLPSRAIGSQRRHQIPGLRRTPYLKVLLVRCDDNETYKTSVRAEIREWIKEQIPSSTNPKRNSQQEKHDAFDYLILHVVLPNTVASTQPRTSGRSESTSEKSGPRWRTGSTPLFEKLRTDFSGIGKTAPDRVAQIRIGINDLPYDQLPRVVPAVPTGYLEDEHDAENAWGELIAKLKSLILTSFDLRVTQYEEDIKEKDGQRSLPGWNFCTFFILKEGLARGFESVGLVEDALVGYDELSVGLDSVVNEQADEGSPTRHGGTMLTYTEELKNIVNAALAKSPGGETADEEAVDLQSNETIREQFDEIPINATKKAYRDKILANDVSVFDFRCYIFARQVALLLRLGNAWSSREDLLAKLREQQESVLHGVAPLAPPPKHTEEVENLSSLGEICRRTLQFIPIVSQIMRRDILAAVADDKSDEDDSPIDPNLSEVMDNVVASFAFSIAQQILAQTASKSLPIPPSTLAPAQSEEQKTSIPEPKTMMHPARTTSLHVQTGLAPGTRPPLSPGVFPGPGMPQVNNDQEALYLKSGLEDLAARRAELYMLSRSILGGLGKKRGWSDGWKEAPIIAEAEADFEEISLDAPPSTDATASEDIPPLDIGVNNSLLQTAIDSAENFYRLYEILTDKALRHYTVANHDHAVQASMADLAVLKFSLEDFGAAASYFYRATPFFGESGWTSLELSMLVMYLHCLREMKSKDDYVRVALKLLTKSCAAENERLEQRSKRVSTIGKPEPADAMSMKGIVGNLFDLASSLSSQVKVHLSKFFTNVEIAGAPEYFEEEDKCSLTINLWSLLPDDIKLDRIDARITAIEAGPTRELRFSRSEDIVLHPGQNSIQVDCTSVVPGKYKIDHLGLSSSNLLLHFDRDFNAAPSPTTDIFRHPEVVIFQREGALDVQLTATKHTALDKNNTLDLVLHPGWNFIKNCEIRIKPTTGGLRLLTIEAKVVDSSVEFAKKPESGGIVHFNEIEAETTVTLRFPYSVEQDMANVSAKVDVAYTVESGESYTFAKSIVIPISLALGVNVQDVFKHQALYSRFNVSTATHSPLRLYKSELIEADLFESDFGVPPTNSTIVFSKQPATLLYRIKRKTNVRSSKRAARTMYLKLYYNVLQTEIEEALVNSIFEALDDPSLASFSKLVRAVVVREAKALQPIDLERTALLGAVSTDFLAEVQWGKHFAGIGKVPGTQEDATDKISSAIKAWQASNAQIPLSTTQPDEPCTLLIPVEIPSLPILHTADIQLQTPVAELMDQKPGVVPTVAINQMLTATLHLKWTQIWDTEMQHKKDVEYSYEVSAPADTWLLGGRRKGHFVIPGSKREPLSSSSDTEAQIPLILIPQREGWLPYPIVEIREVKDGVENQAQTCELDFRNLGESIRAVCERKGVTISLDASGPGGGPLVLESEEPNRDRGRIVA from the exons ATGGAACAACCATTCTCGACGTCAAAAGTGACCG TCGAGTACTTCGATCCTCACGATGTTTACAAGCTCCTCGCCCCTGGCTTGATCCCCAGACTACCACTACGAAACCTAAACTGGCAATCGCATGCTGGACCTCTACGATCTATCGACAAACTCCATGTCGAGCTCCTCAAAGGAGATGACTCTGAGGCGGATCCATCCCCTTATAAACTTCGACGATCAGGGAGCACAGTAGATGATGGCTTTCAACAACAAAACTTTGGGAGCGGCACCCAAGCACCATCCGCCGATCAGATAGACACCCAATCTCTACCCTCGAGGGCAATTGGAAGTCAGCGACGACATCAGATTCCTGGTCTGCGACGGACACCTTATCTCAAGGTACTACTAGTAAGATGCGACGACAATGAAACATACAAAACCTCCGTTCGGGCCGAGATTCGTGAATGGATCAAAGAACAGATACCTTCGTCGACCAACCCAAAGCGAAATAGTCAACAAGAAAAGCACGATGCCTTTGATTACTTGATCTTGCACGTCGTTCTTCCCAACACGGTGGCTTCGACGCAGCCCAGAACAAGCGGACGTTCCGAGAGTACTTCAGAGAAGAGTGGCCCACGATGGCGCACTGGATCGACGCCTCTTTTTGAGAAGCTTCGTACGGACTTTTCTGGTATTGGAAAGACAGCGCCAGACCGAGTTGCCCAGATCCGAATCGGAATCAACGACCTCCCTTATGATCAGCTCCCGAGAGTAGTTCCTGCGGTACCAACGGGATATCTGGAAGATGAACACGATGCTGAGAACGCTTGGGGGGAGCTTATTGCAAAGTTAAAGAGCCTTATTCTTACCTCGTTCGACTTGCGCGTGACTCAGTACGAAGAAGAtatcaaagaaaaagacggcCAACGAAGTTTACCAGGGTGGAACTTTTGCACCTTTTTCATCCTCAAAGAAGGTTTAGCAAGAGGCTTTGAGAGCGTAGGCCTTGTAGAAGATGCATTGGTCGGATACGACGAGCTCAGCGTTGGGCTTGACTCCGTCGTCAATGAACAGGCTGATGAAGGGTCGCCTACAAGGCACGGGGGCACAATGCTCACTTACACCGAAGAACTCAAGAATATCGTTAATGCTGCTCTTGCTAAATCACCTGGCGGAGAAACAGCTGATGAAGAGGCTGTGGATCTTCAGTCAAACGAGACAATCAGGGAACAGTTTGATGAAATACCCATCAATGCGACCAAGAAGGCCTACAGAGACAAGATTCTTGCCAACGATGTTTCGGTGTTTGATTTTAGGTGCTACATCTTTGCGCGACAAGTAGCACTGCTGTTGCGACTTGGAAATGCTTGGTCGTCGCGAGAGGATCTGCTGGCCAAGCTCAGAGAGCAACAAGAATCTGTCTTGCATGGAGTTGCCCCCCTGGCACCCCCTCCAAAGCACACTGAAGAGGTGGAAAACCTGTCTAGTCTTGGTGAGATATGCCGAAGGACTTTGCAGTTCATCCCAATTGTGTCCCAGATTATGCGCCGAGACATCCTTGCTGCCGTGGCAGACGACAAATCTGATGAGGACGATTCACCTATTGATCCTAATCTGTCCGAGGTTATGGACAATGTGGTTGCTTCGTTCGCTTTCTCTATTGCTCAGCAGATTCTGGCACAGACAGCATCAAAGTCTTTGCCCATTCCTCCATCAACTCTGGCCCCCGCTCAGAGTGAGGAGCAAAAGACTTCTATCCCTGAGCCAAAGACCATGATGCATCCTGCTCGAACCACGTCACTTCACGTTCAGACAGGACTAGCACCTGGAACACGTCCTCCACTAAGCCCTGGTGTTTTCCCTGGCCCTGGTATGCCACAGGTCAACAATGATCAGGAGGCCCTCTACCTCAAGTCAGGCCTCGAAGACTTGGCCGCTAGACGTGCCGAGCTTTACATGCTTTCTCGAAGCATTCTTGGTGGTCTAGGTAAGAAGCGAGGATGGAGCGATGGCTGGAAAGAAGCGCCCATCATTGCAGAAGCCGAGGCAGACTTTGAAGAGATAAGTTTGGATGCACCGCCTTCAACTGATGCTACTGCTTCTGAGGACATCCCGCCCTTGGATATAGGTGTGAACAACAGTCTACTCCAGACTGCAATCGACAGCGCGGAGAACTTCTACCGTCTGTATGAGATTCTTACAGATAAAGCACTCCGACACTACACTGTCGCGAACCACGATCATGCTGTGCAAGCTAGTATGGCAGATCTTGCTGTGCTCAAGTTCTCTCTCGAAGACTTTGGTGCAGCTGCTTCTTACTTCTACCGGGCAACACCTTTCTTTGGTGAAAGCGGATGGACCTCGCTCGAACTATCTATGCTTGTCATGTACCTACATTGTCTTCGCGAGATGAAGTCAAAGGATGACTACGTCAGAGTTGCTCTCAAGCTGTTGACCAAGTCATGCGCTGCTGAAAATGAGAGGCTGGAACAGCGTTCAAAGAGAGTATCAACTATCGGAAAGCCGGAACCTGCAGACGCCATGTCAATGAAGGGAATAGTTGGCAACTTGTTTGActtggcttcttctttatcCTCGCAAGTCAAAGTCCATCTCTCAAAGTTTTTCACAAATGTCGAAATTGCTGGTGCCCCAGAGTATttcgaagaagaagataaatGCTCTTTGACTATCAATCTCTGGAGTCTTTTACCAGACGACATCAAGCTTGATAGAATCGACGCGCGAATAACGGCGATCGAGGCAGGCCCTACTAGAGAGTTGCGCTTCTCAAGATCAGAAGACATTGTGCTACACCCTGGTCAAAACAGCATACAAGTCGACTGCACA TCTGTTGTTCCTGGCAAATACAAGATTGATCATCTTGGGTTATCCTCCAGCAATCTCCTTCTTCACTTCGATAGGGATTTCAACGCGGCACCGTCGCCAACAACTGACATCTTCAGGCATCCCGAGGTTGTTATCTTCCAGCGTGAGGGTGCTTTGGATGTTCAGCTTACAGCTACAAAACATACTGCCCTAGACAAGAATAACACTCTAGATCTAGTACTGCACCCCGGTTGGAATTTCATAAAGAATTGCGAGATCCGAATTAAACCAACAACAGGCGGCCTCAGATTGTTGACTATCGAGGCCAAAGTTGTCGACTCATCTGTTGAGTTTGCAAAGAAGCCCGAGTCTGGTGGTATTGTCCATTTTAACGAGATTGAGGCCGAAACAACCGTTACCTTGCGATTCCCCTATTCTGTTGAGCAAGACATGGCCAATGTTTCTGCCAAGGTTGACGTTGCTTATACAGTTGAGTCGGGCGAGAGCTACACTTTTGCCAAGTCAATTGTGATTCCTATTTCTCTGGCTTTGGGTGTCAATGTTCAAGACGTCTTCAAACACCAAGCTCTGTACTCCCGATTCAACGTCTCTACGGCGACCCACAGCCCTCTACGACTTTACAAAAGTGAGCTCATAGAGGCAGATTTGTTCGAGTCTGATTTTGGTGTCCCACCTACCAACTCGACAATCGTGTTCTCAAAACAACCAGCTACACTCCTATACCGTATCAAGAGAAAGACAAATGTTAGATCGAGCAAGCGAGCTGCAAGGACCATGTATTTGAAGCTTTACTACAATGTCCTACAAACAGAGATCGAGGAGGCTCTTGTGAATTCGATATTCGAGGCTCTCGACGACCCTAGTCTAGCTTCTTTCTCGAAGCTTGTTCGGGCAGTAGTCGTTAGGGAGGCAAAGGCATTGCAGCCCATTGATCTTGAACGAACTGCGCTACTGGGAGCTGTATCTACTGATTTCTTGGCTGAAGTACAATGGGGAAAACACTTTGCCGGCATTGGAAAAGTTCCTGGCACTCAGGAGGACGCAACAGACAAGATCTCTTCTGCTATCAAGGCCTGGCAAGCCTCCAACGCTCAAATCCCTCTCTCAACGACACAACCTGACGAGCCATGCACTCTTCTCATCCCAGTTGAGATTCCTTCGCTACCTATTCTTCACACAGCTGATATACAGCTTCAAACTCCAGTGGCAGAATTGATGGATCAGAAGCCCGGTGTGGTTCCTACTGTGGCTATCAACCAGATGCTCACGGCTACTCTTCATCTGAAATGGACACAGATCTGGGATACCGAAATGCAGCACAAAAAGGATGTCGAATACAGCTACGAAGTTTCCGCCCCAGCCGATACATGGCTTCTCGGTGGTCGTCGTAAAGGCCACTTTGTCATCCCTGGTTCAAAACGCGAGCCtctctcctcttcatccGATACAGAGGCTCAAATCCCTCTCATCTTGATTCCTCAACGAGAAGGCTGGCTACCCTATCCTATTGTTGAGATTCGGGAGGTAAAGGACGGAGTCGAGAATCAAGCACAGACGTGCGAGTTGGACTTTAGAAACCTGGGCGAGTCCATACGGGCTGTGTGTGAGAGGAAGGGCGTGACTATTAGCTTGGATGCAAGCGGGCCAGGAGGAGGGCCTTTGGTGTTGGAGAGCGAGGAACCTAATCGTGATAGGGGAAGAATAGTTGCTTAG
- a CDS encoding hypothetical protein (BUSCO:15009at5125) encodes MAAELANRIGELNPFSSKSKHLNDEDYGEEIDNNTVAGGGHSGRRIVTDLRVSSALREFIANEKILSKREAGVKSDDASRALLELVSKPHIRVPPEVTDRSHPLPEYYISSSHNTYLMAHQLYGSSCATAYETAIRTGARCVEIDAWDNSDNKDEPKVTHGYTLVSNISFRAVCETIRDSVDQEELDSRKYGFRPSPILLSLENHCGAHGQMRLVNIMVEVFGDRLLSKAVRDIGHNEQAGSGDHVRLEDLGAKIAVIVEYHFPGEPSDSDSNSDDSSDEEEEKAARKEYKEKKEKEVPTIIIPELAELGVYAQSVKPVDNSWYEEGTLSNGPHHHLINVSESGLVKHLPEHTAAISRHNAQHLMRVFPKGTRISSTNLKPVPYWGIGAQICALNLQRFGASNQLNEALFSGTDGYVLKPAALRAGGNGKLSTGRSKRLRLHVAGATDIPLHGDSEADSIKPYLTCTLYHPDDLKDDPPKRKTAPYKQHKLEFLHRGPNPPPTDPIWDETLTWEYEDNELVFLRMLIKSDDSWARNPMFAVAAVRLLYVQPGWSFIRMLDLKGHETQCSILVNFEIIDA; translated from the coding sequence ATGGCTGCCGAACTCGCTAATCGTATCGGCGAGCTGAATCCTTTTTCCTCCAAAAGCAAACACTTGAACGATGAAGATTATGGCGAAGAGATCGACAACAACACCGTCGCTGGCGGTGGTCACTCTGGTCGGCGCATTGTAACAGACCTCAGAGTCAGCAGCGCCTTGAGAGAATTCATCGCCAACGAAAAGATCCTTTCCAAGAGAGAAGCCGGTGTTAAATCTGATGATGCGTCGCGCGCTCTGCTAGAGCTTGTCAGCAAGCCGCATATCCGCGTACCCCCAGAGGTCACGGATAGATCGCATCCTTTGCCAGAGTACTACATCAGCTCTAGCCATAATACTTATCTCATGGCCCATCAGCTCTATGGATCTTCTTGTGCGACAGCATATGAGACTGCGATTAGGACTGGAGCGCGATGTGTCGAGATCGACGCTTGGGATAACAGCGACAACAAAGATGAACCCAAGGTTACCCATGGATATACTCTGGTGTCCAACATTTCCTTCAGGGCAGTTTGTGAGACCATCAGAGATTCAGTCGACCAAGAAGAACTGGACTCGAGAAAATACGGTTTTCGACCTTCACCTATTCTACTGTCATTAGAAAATCACTGCGGCGCCCATGGTCAGATGCGCCTTGTTAACATCATGGTAGAGGTATTTGGCGATCGTCTTCTGAGCAAGGCTGTGCGAGATATCGGCCATAATGAACAGGCTGGATCAGGGGACCATGTGCGTTTGGAGGATCTGGGCGCCAAAATCGCTGTCATTGTTGAGTACCATTTCCCAGGCGAGCCTTCAGACAGCGACTCCAACTCGGACGATTCTTcagacgaagaggaggaaaaggcGGCGCGAAAGGAGtacaaggaaaagaaggaaaaggaagtgCCCACAATCATCATACCTGAGCTTGCTGAGCTGGGTGTATACGCGCAATCCGTCAAACCAGTTGACAACTCATGGTACGAGGAGGGTACTCTCTCCAATGGGCCTCACCACCACCTCATCAACGTCTCCGAGTCAGGTCTGGTAAAGCATCTCCCCGAGCACACAGCAGCAATCTCTAGACATAATGCCCAGCACCTCATGCGTGTCTTCCCCAAGGGTACCCGTATCTCATCCACCAACCTGAAGCCCGTCCCTTATTGGGGAATCGGCGCTCAGATCTGTGCTCTCAACTTGCAGAGATTCGGAGCTAGCAACCAGCTCAACGAAGCTCTCTTTAGCGGTACAGATGGCTACGTCCTCAAGCCCGCTGCTCTCCGCGccggtggaaatggaaaacTGAGCACAGGCCGAAGCAAGCGTCTCCGTCTACACGTTGCAGGCGCAACGGATATTCCTCTACACGGCGACTCTGAGGCAGACTCTATCAAGCCGTACCTAACCTGCACACTGTACCACCCAGATGATCTCAAGGACGACCCGCCAAAGCGCAAGACGGCCCCATACAAGCAGCACAAGCTCGAGTTTCTACACCGAGGGCCAAACCCACCACCCACTGATCCAATCTGGGACGAGACCTTGACGTGGGAGTACGAAGACAACGAGTTGGTGTTTTTGCGTATGCTCATAAAGAGCGATGATAGTTGGGCACGAAACCCCATGTTTGCTGTGGCAGCAGTGCGACTGCTCTATGTTCAGCCAGGCTGGAGTTTTATTCGCATGTTGGATCTCAAGGGCCATGAGACGCAGTGTTCCATCCTTGTCAATTTTGAAATTATTGATGCTTAG